The following proteins are co-located in the Microplitis demolitor isolate Queensland-Clemson2020A chromosome 5, iyMicDemo2.1a, whole genome shotgun sequence genome:
- the LOC103579397 gene encoding peroxisomal membrane protein PMP34 produces MTGGNHRGNIFTYETLVHAISGAAGSVVAMATFFPLDTVRSRLQLEDGRQSKNTLATIRDLVGKEGPYTLYRGIIPVLQSLCASNFVYFYTFHGLKLLRSSRNQTARNDLFVASIAGIINVLVTTPLWVVNTRLKMKGIGGIPEKNNNEYNNLLEGIIYIWKYEGIKKLWAGTLASLILVANPAIQFMTYESIKRKVNASLAGEQIPAWVFFTIGAIAKTIATTATYPLQLVQSKLRHGHNYENLSANAGTLQILLYILKKQGLGGLYKGMEAKLLQTVLTAALMFLAYEKISKFVFKILYRPIVR; encoded by the exons ATGACAGGTGGAAATCACAGAGGTAATATTTTCACCTATGAAACATTAGTTCATGCAATATCAGGTGCCGCT ggaAGTGTCGTTGCTATGGCAACTTTTTTTCCACTTGATACTGTACGCAGTAGATTGCAAT TAGAAGACGGCCGGCAGTCTAAGAATACATTGGCAACAATTCGAGATCTGGTTGGAAAGGAAGGGCc GTACACATTATACAGAGGAATTATTCCAGTATTGCAAAGTTTATGTGCGAgtaattttgtttacttttatacttttcacggattaaaacttttaagaaGCTCAAGAAATCAAACTGCTAGGAATGATTTATTCGTTGCATCAATAGCAG GTATTATTAATGTTCTTGTGACGACACCACTGTGGGTGGTCAACACCCGTCTAAAGATGAAAGGTATTGGTGGTATTCCCGAGAAGAATAATAACGAGTACAATAATCTCTTAG AGggaattatttacatttggaAGTACGAAGGTATTAAGAAATTGTGGGCTGGTACATTAGCGAGTCTTATACTTGTAGCAAACCCAGCGATTCAATTTATGACTTATGAAagtattaaaagaaaagttaatGCTTCTTTGGCTGGAGAACAAATACCTGCGTgggtattttttactattggaGCGATTGCTAAAACTATTGCAACTACTGCAACTTATCCTCTACAATTAGTTCAATCTAAACTAagg CATGGTCACAATTACGAAAATCTTTCAGCAAATGCAGGGACTTTGCAGATATTACTCTACATCTTGAA aaaacaaGGTCTCGGTGGTCTTTACAAAGGAATGGAAGCCAAATTGTTACAAACTGTTCTCACCGCTGCACTTATGTTCTTagcatatgaaaaaatttcaaaatttgtatttaaaattttgtatagaCCAATTGTCAGATAG
- the LOC103579395 gene encoding SRR1-like protein isoform X1, with protein sequence MPGLDEFQVVRRRRPQRNRRVIHQLLGGNLHPPEIDTERLLRSILDVVIILRKSPYRQILYEGLSKSLSILDRDPIQEIVCYGLGNFSQSRASKQQLAALLTIKSRYKCPVYLYDPVFYPQEIEVLKLLGLSIIPINEHAQRKVNNDTLTLFYMPHLYKGLIANCVNANWGLNLNNCIFLTNSFKAIIGDLGNGVRDRGIAAHYQNAGELIEKVSVCVDEICLKLADDDPYCMADAFNSTSIHVFKKSRLTDVPDDFWVPLFGESYRFDLNPGGGH encoded by the exons atgcccGGACTTGACGAGTTCCAAGTTGTCAGAAGACGTAGACCTCAACGTAATCGTCGAGTAATTCATCAGCTACTTGGTGGAAATCTGCACCCGCCCGAAATAGATACTGAGCGCCTTCTGCG ctcAATACTCGATGTCGTAATAATCCTGCGTAAATCACCATACCGTCAAATATTGTACGAGGGTTTATCGAAATCACTATCGATATTAGACCGTGATCCAATACAAGAAATAGTTTGCTATGGTTTGGGTAATTTTTCACAATCTCGTGCTTCAAAGCAACAATTAGCAgcattattaacaattaagtCACGGTATAAGTGTCCAGTTTATTTATACGACCCAGTATTTTATCCTCAAGAGATAGAAGTACTAAAACTTCTTGGACTATCGATAATTCCTATAAATGAACATGCCCAGAGAAAAGTTAACAATGACACACTGACATTATTTTACATGCCCCACTTGTACAAAGGATTGATAGCTAATTGCGTTAATGCTAATTGGGGTCTAAATcttaataattgtatttttttgacGAATAGTTTTAAAGCGATCATTGGTGATTTGGGCAATGGGGTACGTGATCGTGGGATTGCTGCTCATTACCAAAATGCCGGTGAACTGATTGAGAAAGTTTCGGTTTGTGTTGATGAGATTTGTCTTAAGCTGGCTGATGATGATCCATATTGTATGGCCGATGCATTTAACTCTACCTCGATAcatgtttttaaaaagtcaCGACTAACTGATGTACCTGATGATTTTTGGGTACCCTTATTCGGGGAATCTTATCGGTTTGATTTAAATCCTGGAGGTGGAcattaa
- the LOC103579395 gene encoding protein FMC1 homolog isoform X2, with product MNSNLKLIRSLLSEIRKTASENKIKDNIVVRYVIAQAREHQETSETLCKAREELQHLAKTYNCYLSSLRSYNELNSQYSGAGERTVRETADLVGFKLPHDPK from the coding sequence atgaattcaaatttaaaactaatccGGTCACTATTAAGTGAAATACGTAAAACAgcaagtgaaaataaaataaaggacAACATTGTCGTGCGTTATGTTATTGCACAAGCTAGAGAACACCAAGAAACTTCCGAAACACTTTGCAAAGCTCGAGAGGAACTGCAGCATCTGGCTAAAACTTACAATTGCTATCTGAGCTCACTGAGATCTTACAATGAATTGAACAGTCAGTACTCTGGTGCCGGTGAACGCACCGTTCGCGAAACCGCGGATCTGGTCGGCTTCAAACTTCCTCACGATccaaagtaa
- the LOC103579394 gene encoding short/branched chain specific acyl-CoA dehydrogenase, mitochondrial produces MNALKTLLRKTPQKWIKKRKFHITASVLNYTPGPLTQFTEDEIMMKETVAKLAKEKIGPLVKKMEKEGKVDDGVLKQLFENGLMGLEISSDYGGSSCNFMTTILAVEELAKVDGAVAALVDIHNTLVNSLIIKVASEEQKAKYLPKLAQEFPGSFCLTEPGAGSDAFSLKTEAKKDGDHYIINGTKMWISNSDIAGVFIVFANANPSNGYRGITTFFVDRDMPGVSVGKPEDKLGIKASGTCMVHFENVRVPASNILGQFGHGYKYAAGFLNEGRIGIGAQMIGIAQGCLDATIPYTLERKQFGSDIFSFQSMQHQIAQVATDLEAARLLVYNAARMVEAKQDFVKEAAMAKLVASETALRVTAKCIDFMGGVGFTTDFPQEKYFRDCKIGTIYEGTSNMQLSTIAKQIRKMYS; encoded by the exons ATGAACGCTCTTAAAACACTTTTGAGAAaa actccacaaaaatggataaaaaaaagaaaatttcatataactgCATCAGTATTAAATTATACACCAGGACCTCTGACCCAGTTTACTGAGGACGAAATAATGATGAAAGAAACtg ttgccAAGTTAGCCAAGGAAAAAATTGGACCATTAGTCAAAAAAATGGAGAAAGAAGGAAAAGTAGACGATGGTGTTTTAAAACAATTGTTTGAAAACGGc ttAATGGGACTAGAAATATCATCAGATTACGGCGGCAGTAGTTGTAATTTTATGACGACAATTTTAGCCGTTGAAGAATTGGCTAAAGTTGATGGCGCAGTAGCCGCACTTGTTGACATCCACAACACATtagttaattcattaattataaaagttgcATCTGAAGAACAAAAAGCTAAATATCTACCGAAATTAGCCCAAGAATTC cCCGGAAGTTTTTGTCTTACCGAACCAGGAGCTGGCTCGGATGCGTTTTCATTAAAAACAGAAGCAAAAAAAGACGGggatcattatattattaatgggACAAAGATGTGGATATCAAACTCCGATATCGCTGgtgtatttatagtttttgcGAATGCAAATCCATCGAAt ggtTATCGCGGGATtacaacattttttgtagacagAGACATGCCAGGAGTGTCTGTAGGAAAACCTGAAGATAAATTGGGAATAAAAGCATCGGGAACATGTATGGTGCACTTTGAAAATGTGCGCGTACCTGCTTCGAATATTTTAGGACAATTTGGCCACGGGTATAAATACGCAGCGGGTTTTTTAAATGAAGGCCGTATTGGTATCGGCGCTCAAATGATTGGTATCGCTCAAGGATGTCTTGATGCAACAATCCCGTACACTCTTGAACGTAAACAGTTTGGAagtgatattttttcatttcaa TCAATGCAACATCAAATCGCGCAGGTGGCAACAGATTTAGAAGCTGCAAGATTATTAGTTTATAATGCCGCGAGAATGGTCGAAGCTAAGCAAGATTTTGTCAAAGAAGCAGCGATGGCTAAACTTGTTGCTTCag aaaccGCATTAAGAGTAACAGCTAAATGTATAGATTTTATGGGCGGTGTTGGATTCACGACAGATTTTcctcaagaaaaatatttccgtGACTGTAAAATCGGCACTATTTATGAAGGAACAAGTAATATGCAATTATCAACAATTGCTAAGCAAATACGTAAAATGTATTCATAA